A section of the Armatimonadota bacterium genome encodes:
- a CDS encoding pyruvate dehydrogenase complex E1 component subunit beta, with the protein MALEMTYREALAKSIEEEMQKNPEVFIMGEDIGRYQGTFKVTRGFVEKFGSRSANYNYRILDTPITECGFTGIGIGAAMAGLRPIVEFMTMSFSILALDQIINHAAKVHYMTNGEVKCPIVFRGPGGAAKQLSAQHSHSMDGWYAHVPGLKVVCPATVADAYGMMKSAIADDNPVIFYENPGLYTVKGEIPEDINYSVPIGKGQILREGKDISLIGYSRMTQVHLAAAEMLAKDGIDCEVVDVRSLLPLDTETIYKSVRKTHRAVVTYEDWRSGGFGGEIVSRIQEDCFDDLDAPVIRVGGLNVPMPYARNLELLCIPSEEDVIAAVHKIR; encoded by the coding sequence ATGGCACTTGAAATGACCTACCGAGAGGCTCTGGCAAAGAGCATCGAAGAGGAAATGCAGAAGAACCCCGAGGTCTTCATCATGGGTGAGGACATAGGACGGTACCAGGGAACCTTTAAAGTCACCCGTGGATTCGTCGAGAAGTTCGGTTCGCGATCCGCAAACTATAACTATCGAATCCTCGATACTCCGATCACCGAGTGCGGTTTCACCGGAATCGGAATCGGCGCAGCGATGGCTGGACTTCGACCAATCGTCGAGTTCATGACCATGTCGTTCTCGATTCTTGCTCTTGACCAGATCATCAACCACGCCGCGAAGGTTCATTACATGACCAACGGCGAAGTAAAGTGTCCGATCGTCTTCCGAGGCCCGGGTGGCGCGGCGAAGCAGCTTTCGGCGCAACACTCCCACAGCATGGACGGATGGTACGCCCACGTTCCAGGTCTCAAGGTCGTTTGCCCGGCGACGGTTGCGGATGCCTACGGAATGATGAAGTCGGCCATCGCCGACGACAACCCGGTCATCTTCTACGAGAACCCAGGTCTCTACACCGTCAAAGGTGAGATTCCGGAGGACATCAACTATTCGGTCCCAATCGGAAAGGGGCAAATCCTCCGAGAAGGAAAGGACATCTCCCTCATCGGCTACTCGCGAATGACCCAGGTTCACCTTGCGGCGGCGGAGATGCTGGCGAAAGACGGAATCGACTGCGAAGTCGTCGACGTGCGTTCGTTGTTGCCATTGGACACTGAGACGATCTATAAATCTGTTCGAAAGACCCATCGTGCGGTTGTGACTTACGAAGACTGGCGAAGCGGTGGCTTCGGTGGCGAAATTGTTTCGCGAATCCAAGAGGATTGCTTCGATGACCTTGATGCCCCAGTTATCCGAGTTGGTGGACTCAACGTTCCGATGCCGTATGCTCGGAACCTTGAGCTGCTCTGCATCCCGTCAGAAGAAGACGTGATCGCAGCGGTTCACAAGATTCGGTAA
- the atpD gene encoding F0F1 ATP synthase subunit beta, producing the protein MPGTGKVIQVLGPVVDCRFSSGQLPKIYNAVTITDAARGVDITCEVAQHLGDDLVRTIALASTDGLVRGMEVVDTGAAIQVPVGNDTLGRVFNLLGKPIDNGAPVDNAPRLPIHRKPPTFEEQSTKIELLPTGLKVVDLLIPFNKGGKIGLFGGAGLGKTVTIQELIRNIAVEASGVSMFAGVGERTREGNDLWLEMKEAKFKDKDGTEKSVLDKTAMVFGQMNEPPGARLRVALTALTMAEYFRDEVGSDVLIFVDNIFRFVQAGSEVSALLGRMPSAVGYQPTLATEMGLLQERITSTTKGSVTSVQAVYVPADDPSDPAPATTFSHLDAYVYLERSIASKGLFPAVDPLASTSKNLDPRVVGEEHYEVAQRVQRTLQRYKELQDIIAILGIDELSDDDKQLVGRARKLERFLSQPFFVAEQFTGNAGRYVSIQETVASFKEIVDGNLDHYPEQAFLYCGGLDDVHEKAKKLMAAS; encoded by the coding sequence ATGCCTGGCACAGGAAAAGTCATCCAAGTTTTAGGTCCGGTTGTGGACTGTCGATTCTCTTCAGGACAACTCCCGAAGATTTACAACGCCGTCACGATCACCGACGCCGCCCGTGGTGTGGACATCACCTGCGAAGTCGCCCAGCACCTTGGCGATGACCTTGTGAGAACCATCGCTCTCGCCTCCACGGACGGGCTTGTCCGCGGAATGGAAGTCGTTGACACCGGCGCCGCGATCCAGGTTCCTGTTGGAAATGACACCCTCGGTCGAGTCTTCAACCTCCTTGGTAAGCCGATCGATAACGGCGCTCCGGTTGACAATGCTCCTCGTCTCCCAATTCACCGCAAGCCGCCAACCTTTGAAGAGCAGTCGACCAAAATCGAACTTCTTCCTACCGGACTCAAAGTTGTTGACCTTCTGATCCCCTTTAACAAGGGCGGGAAGATCGGTCTCTTCGGTGGTGCTGGTCTCGGAAAGACGGTTACCATCCAAGAACTCATCCGAAACATCGCTGTTGAAGCTTCGGGCGTTTCGATGTTCGCTGGCGTTGGCGAGCGAACTCGTGAAGGAAACGACCTTTGGCTCGAAATGAAAGAAGCCAAGTTTAAGGACAAGGACGGCACGGAAAAGTCCGTTCTTGATAAGACCGCAATGGTCTTCGGTCAGATGAACGAGCCACCTGGAGCACGTCTCCGTGTCGCTCTGACCGCTCTCACCATGGCGGAGTACTTCCGAGACGAAGTGGGATCCGACGTTCTGATCTTCGTTGATAACATTTTTAGGTTCGTCCAGGCGGGTTCCGAGGTTTCGGCACTTCTCGGCCGAATGCCTTCTGCGGTTGGTTATCAGCCTACGCTGGCTACCGAAATGGGACTTCTTCAAGAGCGCATTACCTCGACCACGAAGGGATCGGTTACATCGGTTCAGGCAGTCTACGTTCCTGCAGACGACCCCTCTGACCCTGCTCCGGCAACCACCTTCTCGCACCTTGACGCTTACGTCTACCTCGAGCGATCGATCGCTTCGAAGGGTCTCTTCCCGGCGGTTGACCCTCTGGCTTCGACTTCGAAGAACCTCGACCCACGAGTCGTTGGCGAAGAGCACTACGAAGTCGCTCAGCGAGTTCAGCGAACTCTTCAACGATACAAGGAACTACAGGACATCATCGCGATTCTTGGTATCGACGAACTTTCGGACGACGACAAACAGCTCGTTGGTCGAGCCCGAAAGCTCGAGCGATTCCTCTCGCAGCCGTTCTTCGTTGCCGAGCAGTTCACCGGAAACGCCGGACGCTACGTTTCGATCCAAGAGACCGTTGCTTCATTCAAGGAAATCGTTGACGGAAACCTCGACCACTACCCAGAGCAGGCATTCCTGTACTGTGGTGGCCTCGACGACGTTCACGAGAAAGCGAAGAAGCTCATGGCCGCTAGCTAA
- a CDS encoding thiamine pyrophosphate-dependent enzyme, with protein MAKQAEYKITESAAELEEHLRDMLFIRLFEEKCNRVYREGKAGGYMHVYIGMEALAVGWMKAIRKGEDYVITAYRDHAHALLLGTPPEAVLGEVMGRKIGTAGGKGGSMHIYDPKNGFYGGWGIVGGHIPLGAGLAFAARYRGEDKVCINFMGDGAANQGVVFETLNMASLYDLPCVFVIENNEFAMGTRLEYHAADKELWKRGLPFDIRSERLDGMDVIQMKRQATEIVEWCRKEQRPAWIEIMTYRYSGHGAADNDRQLYRTKEEEELAWTRDPIARLRKQMTALGYMTDEKYEAIEEELNNEVERIYEICDASPFPDPDEVYDNIYSDMTPEKGH; from the coding sequence GTGGCAAAACAGGCCGAATACAAGATCACCGAAAGCGCAGCCGAGCTCGAAGAGCACCTGCGTGATATGCTTTTCATCAGGCTCTTCGAAGAGAAGTGCAACCGCGTTTACCGAGAGGGCAAAGCGGGTGGTTACATGCACGTTTACATCGGCATGGAGGCCCTCGCGGTCGGATGGATGAAGGCCATTCGCAAGGGTGAGGACTATGTCATCACCGCCTATCGAGACCACGCACACGCCCTCCTACTAGGAACTCCGCCCGAGGCTGTCCTCGGCGAAGTGATGGGTCGCAAGATCGGAACTGCCGGAGGAAAAGGCGGTTCGATGCACATCTACGATCCGAAGAACGGCTTCTACGGAGGCTGGGGAATCGTCGGTGGGCACATCCCGCTCGGAGCAGGTCTGGCCTTCGCCGCTCGCTATCGAGGCGAAGACAAAGTTTGTATCAACTTCATGGGCGACGGCGCCGCCAACCAGGGCGTCGTCTTCGAGACCCTGAACATGGCGTCACTTTACGACCTGCCATGCGTGTTCGTCATCGAGAACAACGAGTTCGCAATGGGAACTCGGCTTGAGTACCACGCTGCTGACAAGGAGTTGTGGAAGCGCGGACTGCCGTTCGACATCCGCTCGGAGCGGCTTGACGGAATGGACGTGATTCAGATGAAGCGACAGGCGACCGAAATCGTCGAGTGGTGCCGTAAGGAACAGCGCCCAGCCTGGATCGAGATCATGACCTACCGATATTCGGGACACGGTGCTGCCGATAACGATCGCCAGCTTTACCGAACCAAGGAAGAGGAAGAACTGGCTTGGACCCGCGACCCAATCGCTCGACTGCGAAAGCAGATGACTGCTCTCGGCTACATGACCGATGAGAAGTACGAGGCAATTGAGGAAGAACTCAATAACGAGGTCGAGCGCATCTACGAAATCTGCGATGCCTCGCCATTCCCAGACCCCGATGAGGTCTACGACAACATTTACAGCGATATGACGCCGGAGAAGGGACACTAA
- a CDS encoding glutamine synthetase family protein translates to MAELRTFLEIPYDQLEELNLEAKKKQLDRVPVADLEKHYLAYLEKEKAIKAVTVCFSDLEGRFHMLDYDKKFLLSSHDNLTFDGSSIRGFSVVSESDLRLAIDWGSFRWLPSDVFGPGKVIVFGLIQDREGKPYGSDFRGLLKEYADDQVKKNGWHFNIAVEVEGFLFEGLNAEQNFSSAAGFQVVSSGGYYHSLPNDKLRTFIDRLAEAQRALGFENEKDHPEVAPSQFELNYKYSDAVIAADQIQLYKLTARQIASTMGLTASFLPKPMVGINGSGMHTNMSISDKSGKNLFHDAKGEDGLSPMAIDFVDRILNSANDICLILNASVNSYRRLDPHYEAPNQIKSSAVDRTSMIRIPLGNAKSARVECRTVAPDANAYLAFYTLLRTGLEGPMTEKITSETRRTRTRFLPDNIYDAIRHMKQSVFMSELLGEDNKEKYIDRKLAAAERSPKELGTRVKTGEIIYHHEVTNQYLWGKF, encoded by the coding sequence ATGGCGGAACTCCGAACATTTCTCGAAATTCCTTACGACCAGCTCGAAGAGCTCAACCTAGAAGCCAAGAAGAAGCAACTCGACCGCGTGCCCGTAGCGGATCTTGAGAAGCACTACCTTGCTTATCTCGAAAAGGAGAAGGCGATCAAGGCGGTCACCGTCTGCTTTAGCGACCTCGAAGGCCGCTTCCACATGCTGGACTACGATAAGAAGTTCCTCCTTTCGAGCCACGACAATCTCACCTTTGATGGCTCCTCGATCCGAGGTTTTAGCGTCGTGAGCGAGTCCGATCTTCGGCTTGCCATCGACTGGGGCTCGTTCCGCTGGCTTCCGTCCGACGTTTTCGGACCAGGAAAGGTTATCGTTTTCGGTTTGATTCAAGACCGAGAAGGGAAGCCTTACGGCTCCGACTTCCGAGGACTCTTGAAGGAGTACGCCGACGACCAAGTGAAGAAGAACGGCTGGCACTTCAACATTGCCGTCGAGGTCGAAGGGTTTCTTTTTGAGGGCCTTAACGCCGAGCAAAACTTCTCAAGTGCAGCAGGATTCCAGGTCGTCTCAAGCGGTGGCTACTACCACTCGCTTCCCAATGACAAGTTGAGGACATTTATCGACCGACTCGCTGAAGCTCAGCGCGCCCTTGGTTTCGAAAACGAGAAAGACCACCCCGAAGTGGCACCAAGCCAGTTTGAGCTGAACTACAAGTACAGCGATGCTGTCATCGCCGCTGACCAAATCCAGCTCTACAAGCTAACCGCACGGCAGATTGCAAGCACAATGGGCCTCACGGCTAGCTTCTTGCCAAAGCCAATGGTCGGTATCAACGGAAGCGGAATGCACACAAACATGTCGATCTCGGACAAGAGCGGCAAGAACCTGTTCCATGACGCCAAGGGTGAGGACGGGCTTAGCCCAATGGCAATCGACTTCGTCGACCGAATCCTTAACAGTGCGAACGACATCTGCTTGATCCTGAACGCCAGCGTTAATTCGTATCGACGGTTAGATCCTCACTACGAAGCTCCGAACCAGATCAAGTCGAGCGCAGTCGACCGAACCAGCATGATCCGAATTCCGCTTGGCAACGCCAAGTCGGCTCGTGTCGAGTGCCGAACGGTTGCTCCCGATGCGAACGCGTACCTCGCGTTCTACACCCTTCTCCGAACCGGACTCGAAGGTCCGATGACCGAGAAGATCACCAGCGAGACACGCCGAACACGAACTCGCTTCCTCCCAGACAACATCTACGATGCCATCCGGCATATGAAGCAGTCGGTGTTCATGTCAGAGCTTTTGGGCGAAGACAATAAGGAGAAGTATATCGACCGCAAGCTCGCCGCGGCTGAGCGCAGCCCGAAAGAGCTCGGGACCCGAGTAAAGACGGGCGAGATCATCTATCACCACGAGGTCACCAACCAGTACCTCTGGGGCAAGTTCTAA
- the atpC gene encoding ATP synthase F1 subunit epsilon: MASTFELSVVAPDREVVAAQSTSVIAPGVDGYFGVWAGHVPVVSALKPGILEFLDENGNRNHVYVGGGFVQVDSSKVTVLADEARLASDLDVSEAEKTLEEARKALRGEDSTIASEDAITEIERATARIRAAKAGK; the protein is encoded by the coding sequence ATGGCAAGCACATTTGAACTGTCAGTCGTAGCTCCAGACCGCGAAGTGGTCGCGGCTCAATCCACGTCGGTCATCGCGCCCGGCGTGGACGGCTACTTTGGCGTCTGGGCTGGTCACGTTCCAGTCGTCTCTGCGTTGAAGCCCGGAATTCTCGAGTTTCTTGATGAGAACGGTAACCGAAACCATGTCTACGTTGGCGGTGGGTTCGTTCAAGTCGACTCTTCCAAGGTGACTGTTCTTGCCGATGAAGCACGACTTGCTTCAGACCTTGATGTCAGCGAAGCAGAAAAGACCCTTGAAGAAGCCCGAAAGGCTCTTCGAGGCGAAGATTCCACAATTGCGTCCGAAGACGCGATCACCGAAATCGAGCGAGCAACCGCTCGGATTCGTGCCGCGAAAGCAGGGAAGTAA
- a CDS encoding PEP-CTERM sorting domain-containing protein, whose product MSRLHTTLSIAALGLLSSIASAQFAASASGPINSFGYLGNPANGSFTRTYSGPSTIFTSLAFSGRLTSVAGATWESDSLWNVTGTGVGPGYQLMPSGNGPYSAPVDINVSTKGLFWFQGGASVNFGAFQDSNAPNTVQASWTNVSFNYSNSISHVASLGTFVNPSSLTFDTNGSTGISDTHIALYTASGTKLFEDDDSGTDLLSSISTTNLAHDNYILVIGSFQSTFADGFAIPGVDSLNYGAYNLNVNGSSVGTGTIAAGEFKTYSFQVVPEPGTMAVVGLGVAALLRRRRK is encoded by the coding sequence ATGTCTAGGCTTCACACAACTCTCTCCATCGCGGCATTAGGTCTTCTCTCTTCGATTGCGAGCGCACAGTTCGCGGCCTCCGCCTCCGGACCGATCAACTCGTTCGGATATCTGGGAAATCCTGCGAACGGTAGCTTCACCCGGACCTATTCTGGACCAAGCACAATTTTCACGTCTTTGGCCTTTTCGGGAAGGTTGACCAGTGTTGCAGGGGCGACTTGGGAGAGCGACTCGTTGTGGAACGTTACCGGAACCGGAGTAGGTCCAGGCTACCAGCTCATGCCGTCTGGAAACGGCCCCTATTCGGCACCAGTTGATATTAATGTCTCAACCAAGGGCTTGTTCTGGTTCCAGGGTGGAGCATCAGTGAACTTCGGCGCATTTCAAGACAGCAATGCACCGAATACCGTCCAGGCGAGCTGGACCAACGTTTCTTTCAACTATAGCAACTCCATCTCTCATGTCGCCAGCCTTGGTACGTTTGTAAATCCGAGCTCTCTTACGTTCGATACCAATGGAAGTACAGGGATTTCGGACACGCACATCGCCCTCTACACTGCTTCGGGAACCAAACTTTTTGAAGACGACGATAGCGGTACTGATCTGCTGAGTTCGATTTCAACGACGAATCTGGCTCATGACAACTACATCCTCGTCATTGGGAGCTTCCAAAGTACGTTTGCGGATGGCTTTGCAATTCCTGGAGTCGATTCGCTGAACTATGGTGCTTACAATCTTAACGTCAATGGTTCCAGCGTCGGCACCGGGACAATCGCTGCGGGAGAGTTTAAGACGTATTCCTTCCAAGTGGTACCAGAGCCAGGAACAATGGCTGTTGTTGGGCTCGGGGTAGCGGCACTCCTCCGACGCCGACGCAAATAA